CCCGCGTGGTGCCGCATGGTCGGCCACAGCCTGCTCGGCATGCGCGAGGGCGAAGCTGGATATGCCCACTACCTCTTGCGCAAGAAGGGAACGGACGCGGCTCTCCACACCGACCTCGAGCAGGCCCGCTCCTTCGCCTGGCAGACACGGGTGCGTTGGACCGAGGGCATGCAGGCGAAGGCCTTCGCCCGCAACCACTCCTTCGACATCGGACAGGTGGCCAGCTTCGACACCGCCGACCCCGCGCCGTCAGCCGTCGAGTACCTCTTGGGTGCCCTCGGCGGCGCGCTGGTGGTGGGCTTTCAGTGGCGCTTGTCGCAGCGCGGGATCACCGTGCGCAATCTGGAAGTCAGCCTGAAGGCCCGCTCGCGAAACATCCTGGTGTTCCTCGGGGTCGAGCATGACGGTGATGCCGGCCTGGAGCAGATCGACGGGCGGATCTACATCGACGCCGACGCGGGCGCCGAGGTGCTCGAAGCCCTCTTTCAAGAGACCCTGCGCCGCTGCCCCGTGACCTCCTCGCTCCTGCGTCAGGTAGCGGTACATATCGATCTCAGAACGGTGTGACCATGTCACGTTGGCCCCTTTTTCCCGTCACCGTCGTCGGCAGCTGGCCGCGTCCGCCCTGGTTGCTCGACGCCATGAAGCGGCGCAGTGGCGATCTCGAGGCGTTGCGTGACGAGGCCACGTTGCTCGCCATCAAGTACCAGGAAGATGCCGGCGTCGACATCGTCACCGACGGCGAGCAGCGGCGCGACAACTTCTACTCGTTCATCTGCGAGCGTCTC
This DNA window, taken from Candidatus Binatia bacterium, encodes the following:
- a CDS encoding OsmC family protein gives rise to the protein MDAPAGVPEPDAVCDGGDLDCGSGLLLIIRNAMAPLAAGGVLEVRSREISVREDLPAWCRMVGHSLLGMREGEAGYAHYLLRKKGTDAALHTDLEQARSFAWQTRVRWTEGMQAKAFARNHSFDIGQVASFDTADPAPSAVEYLLGALGGALVVGFQWRLSQRGITVRNLEVSLKARSRNILVFLGVEHDGDAGLEQIDGRIYIDADAGAEVLEALFQETLRRCPVTSSLLRQVAVHIDLRTV